One stretch of Thermanaerosceptrum fracticalcis DNA includes these proteins:
- a CDS encoding FAD-dependent oxidoreductase: protein MRGIYMVKVVVVGGGWAGTAAAITARKAGADVLVLERTDMFLGTGLVGGIMRNNGRFVATEESRAMGANELFDAVDETARHKNIEFPGHKHATLYDVAKIEPAVRRKLDQAGVKYKLQCRVADVKMDGKKIVAVIDQDKNEYSADVFIETTGTAGPQGNCLKYGNGCAMCIYRCPTFGPRIALATKCGVEEFVGKKADGSVGAMSGSCKLHKDSLSEEIQKELNTKGVAVIPIPAELQKKGALETKACQQYALKEFAENIILLDTGHAKLMTPFYPLETLRQIPGFENARYEDPYAGGIGNSIRYLALSPRDNTLKTQGLDNLFCGGEKAGLLVGHTEAIVTGSLAGHNAVRYAAGKDLVEIPIALTIGDAIAHVNEQMKTETGITKKYTFSGSVYFERMKELGLYTTDVQKIKNRVEKAGMTGIYNQKVV, encoded by the coding sequence ATGAGGGGGATATATATGGTTAAAGTTGTGGTGGTGGGCGGTGGCTGGGCCGGGACGGCAGCAGCTATCACCGCTCGTAAGGCAGGGGCCGATGTATTAGTCCTGGAACGTACGGATATGTTCCTTGGTACTGGACTGGTTGGCGGCATTATGCGCAACAATGGCCGTTTTGTCGCCACGGAGGAATCCAGGGCCATGGGAGCAAACGAGTTATTTGACGCGGTTGACGAAACGGCAAGACATAAGAACATTGAATTTCCCGGACACAAGCATGCCACCCTTTATGATGTGGCTAAGATTGAGCCTGCTGTAAGACGCAAACTGGATCAGGCGGGGGTCAAATATAAACTCCAGTGCCGCGTTGCCGATGTAAAAATGGACGGAAAGAAAATTGTGGCCGTTATCGACCAGGATAAAAACGAATACAGCGCAGATGTCTTTATTGAGACTACAGGTACGGCCGGGCCCCAGGGGAACTGTTTAAAGTATGGTAACGGCTGTGCCATGTGTATTTACCGCTGTCCCACCTTTGGTCCCCGTATTGCCCTGGCCACCAAATGTGGCGTTGAGGAGTTTGTCGGTAAAAAAGCTGACGGCTCCGTAGGGGCCATGAGCGGTTCCTGTAAACTTCACAAGGATTCTTTATCGGAAGAAATTCAAAAGGAATTAAACACCAAAGGCGTGGCTGTAATCCCCATTCCTGCAGAACTGCAGAAAAAAGGCGCTTTGGAAACGAAGGCCTGCCAGCAGTATGCTTTAAAGGAATTTGCGGAAAATATTATTCTCCTGGATACGGGCCATGCCAAGTTAATGACACCTTTCTATCCCCTGGAAACATTACGGCAGATTCCCGGTTTTGAGAATGCCAGGTATGAAGACCCCTATGCCGGCGGTATTGGTAACTCCATACGGTATCTCGCCCTTTCACCCCGGGACAATACCCTGAAAACTCAAGGGTTAGATAATCTTTTCTGCGGGGGTGAAAAGGCCGGTCTCTTAGTAGGACATACAGAAGCCATTGTTACCGGCAGCCTGGCAGGTCATAACGCTGTCCGTTATGCCGCCGGCAAAGACCTGGTGGAAATACCAATTGCTCTTACCATTGGCGATGCCATTGCCCATGTGAATGAGCAGATGAAAACGGAAACAGGTATCACCAAGAAATATACCTTCTCCGGTTCTGTTTATTTCGAAAGAATGAAAGAACTGGGGCTTTATACGACGGATGTTCAGAAAATCAAAAACCGGGTAGAAAAAGCGGGAATGACAGGTATCTACAATCAAAAGGTGGTTTAA
- a CDS encoding M42 family metallopeptidase translates to MKHLELIRELTLAHGVSGFEGEVRKLIKKHLEGQAQFSQDNLGSLICMKRGSQESPKIMLPGHMDEVGFMVNSITKNGYIKFIPLGGWWDHVMLAQKVIIKTSKGDIQGIIGSTPPHLMSAKEREKIVEKKDMFIDVGAKDREEAQEVMGIQPGDPIVPDTTFHVLNGTRMIMAKALDDRLGCCLFIDVIKALQDIPHPNTVYGVGTVQEEVGLRGATTTANVIEPDICLTMEVAIATDVPGLEKEDAEVKLGDGPVLTLADASMIGNRNLRSFVIETAKKENIPLQFNTMMGGGTDGGAIHKFGPGVPAVVLGIPSRYIHSHYGVFHYDDYENMVKLLLSLIKALDSGTVNRIKLGE, encoded by the coding sequence ATGAAACATTTGGAGTTAATCAGAGAATTAACGCTGGCTCATGGTGTGTCCGGCTTTGAAGGAGAAGTAAGAAAACTGATCAAAAAGCACCTGGAAGGACAAGCCCAATTCAGCCAGGATAACTTAGGGAGCTTAATCTGCATGAAGAGAGGCTCCCAGGAATCTCCCAAAATCATGCTTCCCGGCCATATGGACGAGGTGGGGTTCATGGTCAACAGCATCACCAAAAACGGTTACATAAAATTTATACCCCTGGGCGGCTGGTGGGACCATGTGATGCTGGCCCAGAAAGTAATTATCAAAACAAGTAAAGGCGATATCCAGGGCATTATCGGCTCCACCCCGCCCCATCTCATGTCCGCCAAAGAAAGAGAAAAAATCGTAGAAAAGAAGGACATGTTTATCGACGTAGGGGCCAAAGACAGGGAAGAAGCCCAGGAAGTCATGGGCATCCAGCCGGGAGACCCCATTGTTCCCGACACCACCTTCCATGTATTGAACGGTACCAGGATGATCATGGCCAAGGCCCTGGACGACCGTCTGGGCTGCTGCCTTTTTATCGATGTCATCAAAGCCCTCCAGGATATCCCCCATCCCAATACCGTATACGGGGTAGGCACCGTCCAGGAAGAAGTAGGTTTAAGGGGGGCTACCACCACAGCCAACGTCATTGAGCCCGATATCTGCCTCACCATGGAAGTGGCTATCGCCACGGACGTACCGGGACTGGAAAAAGAGGATGCTGAAGTGAAACTGGGTGACGGCCCAGTACTGACCTTGGCCGATGCCTCCATGATCGGCAACAGAAACCTGCGCAGCTTTGTCATCGAGACGGCCAAAAAAGAAAATATCCCCCTCCAGTTCAATACCATGATGGGGGGCGGCACCGACGGGGGAGCCATCCACAAATTCGGTCCCGGCGTACCCGCTGTAGTCTTAGGGATCCCCTCCCGCTACATCCACAGCCACTATGGCGTTTTCCATTACGATGATTACGAAAACATGGTAAAACTCCTCTTAAGCCTTATCAAAGCGCTGGACTCAGGTACCGTGAACAGGATCAAGTTAGGGGAGTAA
- a CDS encoding cobalamin B12-binding domain-containing protein: protein MNSANKKKVLLAPLDPVHDIGLKMIHRAIREAGHTAVLLSPDLPVEEVIRAIMEEKADTVLLSRTLGYGVAELLAKFVDLLDAAGLREKVKVGIGGMAIRSELAAELGFDAGFGPGTTIEEALAFVEGREYNPEANKVRKEKVDLTAGYSYKFKHAGIAVLLDKITSQIMTWCEDKSSPGVIRAQLRDEYWDKEEWLKGTGNKGFYDKYPEYCGDVAKAYYLEGKIHPKTRLLTPEESEAYNRYVQRTKKRMVLNKIQHTRKLPIVFNQYGTGCPILDTGHIKVSEAWGADGVVHFDPSWGARTEGFLEGFVAHAEDGTVITPENMYRLSQARERSTLWQVRAHRGLNTPETVVLAAKLGADLTKINIAYGSLGAGTDPARMTIDGFHAIKYAAKYKLPFDIVTNEELTGVPAYKAFSGMLIVAALALKLGARPILQPLFCYCPECMISGSMEDNYIDFNSTKVFALRQILDAPIWPGAPIGFLTQTEDRVQSSVSTSLHAMLACSLQVEAISIASADEAYAGGPISVPAKIDTLRGVEEAFRFLGQDDIRPSERANQWAQEMVEGIKRVLTKVAERDDFVQTLYEGLLGSKEEGAYPGRAGKGTVIIK, encoded by the coding sequence ATGAATTCAGCAAATAAGAAGAAGGTTCTTTTAGCACCTTTGGACCCCGTCCATGATATCGGCCTGAAGATGATCCACCGGGCCATCCGGGAAGCCGGGCATACAGCAGTGCTCTTGTCGCCGGATTTGCCGGTAGAAGAAGTTATCCGGGCCATCATGGAAGAAAAGGCTGACACAGTTCTCTTAAGCCGGACCCTGGGCTACGGTGTGGCCGAATTACTGGCTAAATTCGTAGACTTACTGGACGCCGCCGGACTAAGGGAAAAAGTCAAAGTGGGGATAGGCGGTATGGCCATTCGTTCTGAATTGGCTGCAGAGTTAGGCTTTGATGCGGGTTTCGGCCCTGGAACGACTATTGAAGAAGCCCTGGCTTTCGTAGAGGGACGGGAGTATAATCCCGAGGCCAATAAGGTGAGAAAAGAAAAAGTAGATCTTACGGCAGGGTATTCCTATAAATTTAAACATGCCGGTATAGCCGTGCTCTTGGATAAAATTACTTCTCAGATTATGACCTGGTGTGAGGATAAGAGTTCGCCGGGTGTTATCAGGGCCCAGCTGCGTGATGAGTACTGGGACAAAGAGGAGTGGTTAAAAGGGACCGGCAATAAAGGATTTTATGATAAATATCCCGAGTACTGCGGTGATGTGGCCAAAGCTTATTACCTAGAGGGAAAAATCCATCCTAAAACGAGACTGTTGACTCCCGAGGAAAGTGAAGCTTACAACAGGTATGTACAAAGGACGAAAAAACGGATGGTACTAAACAAGATCCAACATACCCGGAAACTGCCCATTGTCTTTAACCAGTATGGTACAGGCTGTCCTATCCTGGACACGGGCCATATTAAAGTGAGTGAGGCATGGGGAGCTGACGGGGTGGTTCACTTTGACCCCTCATGGGGAGCCAGGACCGAGGGCTTTCTAGAGGGGTTTGTTGCCCATGCTGAAGACGGTACCGTCATTACACCGGAAAACATGTATCGTTTGAGCCAGGCCCGGGAAAGGTCTACCTTGTGGCAGGTTCGGGCCCACCGGGGGCTAAATACACCTGAGACCGTAGTTTTAGCGGCCAAACTGGGGGCAGATTTGACCAAGATAAACATCGCCTACGGCAGCCTGGGCGCGGGGACCGACCCGGCCAGGATGACCATCGATGGTTTCCATGCCATTAAATATGCTGCCAAGTACAAGCTTCCTTTTGATATCGTCACCAATGAAGAGCTCACAGGAGTCCCCGCCTATAAAGCTTTCAGCGGTATGCTCATTGTGGCCGCTCTGGCTTTGAAATTGGGGGCACGCCCCATTCTCCAGCCCCTTTTCTGCTACTGCCCCGAATGTATGATTAGCGGTTCCATGGAAGATAACTATATCGATTTTAATTCCACCAAAGTCTTCGCCCTTCGTCAAATTCTGGATGCACCTATTTGGCCCGGCGCTCCTATTGGCTTCCTGACCCAGACAGAAGACCGGGTCCAGTCTTCTGTAAGCACCTCTCTTCATGCCATGCTGGCCTGCTCCCTCCAGGTTGAAGCAATTTCCATTGCCTCGGCCGATGAGGCCTATGCAGGCGGACCTATCAGCGTACCGGCTAAAATCGATACTTTACGGGGTGTGGAAGAAGCCTTCCGCTTCCTGGGACAGGACGACATCAGGCCTTCCGAACGGGCTAACCAGTGGGCCCAGGAGATGGTGGAAGGTATTAAAAGGGTTTTGACTAAAGTAGCTGAACGGGATGATTTTGTTCAAACTCTCTATGAAGGCCTCCTGGGCAGTAAAGAAGAAGGTGCCTATCCGGGCCGCGCAGGAAAAGGGACGGTCATTATAAAGTAA
- the sfsA gene encoding DNA/RNA nuclease SfsA, whose protein sequence is MDIQFPPFIKGILKERLNRFTALVEVDGKEALAHVPNSGRLKELLLPGTPVRLQKDETNPHRKTAYDLLLVEKEGKLISIDSRLPNDLVVAALGKNKIKPLWDVTLIKREAAWGLSRFDFYLEDSRGSIWLETKSVNLVEDHIAKFPDAVTKRGTRHLVELKALKRQGLRAVVLFLVLRNDATSFAPHRERDPDFSRALEECIREGVEVYAFLCDVQEKGISLGQEIPVTGK, encoded by the coding sequence ATGGACATTCAATTTCCACCTTTCATCAAGGGAATATTAAAAGAAAGACTCAACCGCTTTACGGCTCTGGTGGAGGTAGACGGAAAGGAAGCCCTGGCCCATGTGCCTAACTCTGGCAGGCTGAAGGAGCTTTTGCTTCCGGGAACTCCTGTCCGGTTGCAAAAAGACGAGACCAACCCCCATAGAAAGACGGCCTACGACTTACTGCTGGTAGAAAAAGAGGGGAAATTGATCTCTATTGATTCACGGTTGCCGAATGACCTGGTGGTGGCGGCCCTGGGTAAGAATAAAATAAAACCTCTCTGGGATGTTACTTTGATTAAGCGGGAAGCGGCCTGGGGATTAAGTCGTTTCGATTTTTACCTGGAGGATTCCCGGGGGAGTATCTGGCTGGAGACAAAATCTGTTAACCTGGTAGAAGATCATATAGCCAAGTTTCCCGATGCCGTAACAAAACGGGGTACACGTCATCTGGTGGAGCTAAAAGCCTTAAAAAGACAGGGTTTACGGGCTGTGGTTTTATTCCTGGTTCTACGAAATGACGCCACCAGTTTTGCTCCTCACCGGGAACGGGACCCTGATTTTAGTCGCGCTCTCGAGGAATGTATCCGGGAAGGCGTGGAGGTTTACGCTTTTTTGTGCGATGTGCAAGAAAAAGGAATCTCTTTAGGACAGGAAATACCGGTAACCGGCAAATAA
- a CDS encoding sodium ion-translocating decarboxylase subunit beta, translating to MYLVGFGLIYLAIKKDYEPLLLMPIGFGAILSNIPFSSAVGEHGPLTTLLKAGILNELFPVLIFIAIGAMIDFTPLIRNPLMMVFGAAAQFGIFATIVVAALLNFPLNEAAAVGIIGAADGPTTIYVANKFARSLLGPLSVAAYSYMSLVPIIQPPVIKALTTKNERMIRMPYKEGVKVSKTVRILFPIVVTIIAGIIAPISVALVGFLMFGNLIRECGVVERLSQAAQNELANLVTLLLGITIGGTMTAEEFLNLKTIMVMAMGLVAFIFDTAGGVIVAKIMNLFLKEKINPMIGAAGISAFPMAGRVVAKMALQEDRNNFIIMHAIGANVSGQIGSIIAGGVVLAVVGAMLGVK from the coding sequence ATGTATTTAGTAGGCTTTGGGTTAATCTACCTGGCTATCAAAAAGGATTATGAACCACTATTACTTATGCCCATTGGCTTTGGCGCAATTTTATCCAATATTCCTTTTTCCTCAGCAGTGGGTGAACATGGTCCCCTTACCACTTTACTTAAGGCCGGTATTTTAAATGAGTTATTTCCTGTTTTAATCTTCATTGCCATTGGGGCCATGATTGATTTTACTCCCCTTATACGCAATCCTCTGATGATGGTTTTTGGTGCCGCTGCCCAATTTGGCATCTTTGCCACTATTGTGGTCGCTGCTCTGTTGAATTTCCCTCTTAATGAAGCTGCCGCTGTAGGTATCATCGGGGCAGCAGATGGACCTACGACCATTTACGTAGCCAACAAGTTTGCCCGATCACTGCTTGGGCCGCTATCGGTAGCAGCTTACTCTTACATGTCCCTGGTTCCTATCATTCAGCCACCTGTTATTAAAGCTTTAACGACAAAGAATGAGCGTATGATCAGGATGCCCTATAAAGAGGGGGTCAAAGTATCTAAAACCGTAAGGATACTTTTTCCCATAGTTGTTACAATAATTGCGGGAATTATCGCTCCTATTAGTGTAGCCCTTGTCGGTTTTCTGATGTTTGGTAACCTGATCCGTGAATGTGGCGTAGTGGAACGTCTTAGTCAGGCCGCCCAAAACGAGCTGGCCAACCTGGTAACCCTGCTCCTGGGTATTACCATTGGTGGAACCATGACTGCTGAGGAATTCCTTAATTTAAAGACCATCATGGTAATGGCCATGGGTTTGGTGGCCTTCATTTTTGACACTGCGGGCGGTGTCATCGTGGCCAAGATCATGAATCTCTTCCTCAAAGAAAAAATCAATCCTATGATTGGTGCTGCCGGGATTTCAGCCTTCCCCATGGCTGGTAGAGTAGTAGCTAAAATGGCCCTCCAGGAAGACAGAAATAACTTTATTATCATGCATGCGATTGGTGCCAACGTGTCAGGACAGATTGGTTCCATAATTGCGGGTGGCGTGGTTCTGGCTGTGGTCGGGGCTATGCTGGGCGTGAAATAA
- a CDS encoding Fur family transcriptional regulator has protein sequence MEKAQRMTRQKRVILEVLRGTKSHPTADWIYEQAKKMIPDLSLGTVYRNLNLLKEMGEIMELNYGSTFSRFDGNPHNHYHFQCRQCGRVFDLDLPIQNKLEKETAEVSGHRIDNHRLEFYGVCRECQASEPKN, from the coding sequence ATGGAGAAAGCACAACGCATGACCAGGCAGAAAAGAGTGATCCTGGAGGTCCTGCGCGGTACGAAGTCCCATCCTACTGCCGACTGGATTTATGAACAAGCTAAAAAAATGATTCCCGACTTAAGCCTTGGCACTGTTTACCGCAATCTAAATCTCCTCAAAGAAATGGGGGAGATTATGGAGTTGAACTATGGCAGTACCTTTAGCCGTTTTGACGGCAATCCTCATAATCACTACCATTTTCAATGCCGGCAGTGCGGGCGGGTCTTTGACCTGGATTTGCCAATCCAGAACAAGTTAGAAAAAGAAACCGCCGAGGTTTCGGGACACCGGATAGATAACCACCGTCTGGAGTTTTATGGCGTTTGCCGGGAATGCCAGGCCAGTGAACCTAAGAATTAG
- a CDS encoding RidA family protein — MSYEAKLKELGLEMPEAPKPVAAYVPAVKIDKYVYTSGQIPFVNGELKYKGKVGGGVSEADAYEAAKVCALNCLSVIKAQIGSLDNIERVVKIVGFVNSASGFNMQPKVVNGASELIGQIFGDAGQHARSAVGVNELPLDATVEVEMIVKVK; from the coding sequence ATGTCGTATGAAGCTAAGTTAAAGGAGTTAGGGCTAGAAATGCCCGAAGCGCCTAAACCGGTTGCTGCATATGTCCCGGCTGTAAAGATTGATAAATACGTGTACACTTCCGGGCAAATACCTTTTGTCAATGGAGAATTGAAATACAAAGGGAAAGTAGGTGGTGGTGTTAGCGAAGCAGATGCTTATGAGGCAGCTAAAGTCTGTGCCCTTAACTGTTTAAGTGTCATCAAGGCTCAGATTGGTTCTTTGGATAATATCGAACGTGTGGTGAAAATTGTAGGGTTTGTCAACAGTGCATCCGGGTTTAATATGCAGCCTAAGGTAGTCAACGGTGCCTCAGAGCTTATCGGCCAAATCTTTGGTGATGCCGGGCAGCATGCCAGGTCAGCCGTAGGTGTCAATGAACTGCCCCTGGATGCAACCGTCGAAGTGGAAATGATTGTTAAGGTGAAATAA
- a CDS encoding LysE family transporter: MSLVTLFITAFIMGFSGAMMPGPLLTVNINESYRRGISAGPLLIMGHGFLELLLVIGLTLGLGAVLVLPLVKGVIALVGGLVLLWMGWDMVKEAWQGAVSLELAAGGEVKGMQPVLAGAVVSLSNPYWVLWWATIGVTYVTLALQKGILGLAVFLTGHVLSDFVWYTAVSLAVVSGRKLLSDKVYRGILITCGLFLLYLAIYFIWSGKNFLLGT, encoded by the coding sequence TTGTCCCTCGTCACCTTATTTATTACCGCTTTTATTATGGGTTTTTCAGGTGCCATGATGCCGGGGCCCCTCTTAACAGTCAATATCAATGAATCCTACCGGCGAGGGATCAGTGCGGGACCTCTACTGATCATGGGGCATGGGTTCTTGGAACTGCTGCTGGTTATTGGCTTGACCCTTGGTTTGGGGGCAGTCTTGGTTCTCCCTCTCGTGAAGGGTGTCATTGCCCTTGTGGGTGGGCTTGTTCTCTTATGGATGGGCTGGGATATGGTGAAGGAAGCCTGGCAGGGTGCCGTGTCCCTGGAGTTAGCGGCAGGTGGCGAGGTGAAAGGGATGCAGCCCGTGCTGGCCGGGGCGGTCGTTAGTTTGTCCAACCCCTACTGGGTTTTATGGTGGGCCACCATTGGGGTGACTTATGTAACCCTGGCCTTGCAAAAAGGTATTCTCGGTCTTGCTGTTTTTCTCACAGGTCATGTGCTTTCCGATTTTGTCTGGTATACTGCCGTCTCCCTGGCCGTTGTCAGCGGCAGAAAATTATTGAGCGACAAAGTATACCGGGGCATTTTGATCACCTGCGGCCTTTTCTTACTCTATCTGGCCATTTATTTCATCTGGTCAGGCAAGAACTTTCTGCTAGGTACTTAA
- a CDS encoding transposase, translated as MKKLCKPTFEKKDHGQGAGIPVLKTIWDLFDLSLLFSQSGIRKHSGIPAWLLAFAYICGLVNHSSSANQNAKFSTEAPFLQQLLSGQIISQSAFSRFLSKPFQWLRFSLGRFARLQENTDSRLTDGDIIALDDTKIEHPHGKKIPFLCWLFDSSDKRHVWCINLVSTLAILKNGLEYPMLWRFWVKTGQENEKQSKLDLAKQMLAEARQLNKARLWVAMDRWFLCKKFLNWLMGQNFDWVTKAKRNTALFRKIYDPVLGKERYIKLNPKQLLREVYSQLRVLGKESVLSIPDIYIKMPYETLTRKGKPITRQRFLPIAAIAATYEKQAVEGSIVLPEEECPATFKDAYLLISNRVDTPEEAATAYVKRWRIEVFYRTAKQNLGLTSCYAQSETAHFAHVELLFTAKTLLCYASWECNKEGAEQAPSLCEVIRYFFNAGCRIRCCEQLIQVYFDTATQRFSRLIDKFWPHSLELRLWDWENYPETA; from the coding sequence ATGAAGAAACTGTGTAAACCAACTTTCGAAAAAAAGGATCACGGTCAAGGTGCCGGAATCCCGGTACTCAAGACAATTTGGGATTTATTTGACCTGTCTCTGCTGTTTTCCCAGTCCGGAATACGCAAACACTCCGGAATTCCAGCGTGGCTCCTGGCTTTTGCCTACATCTGCGGCCTTGTTAATCATTCAAGTTCTGCAAATCAAAATGCTAAGTTTTCAACGGAAGCTCCATTTTTACAACAACTGCTTTCCGGGCAAATCATCTCTCAAAGTGCCTTCAGCCGGTTTCTCTCCAAGCCCTTTCAGTGGCTCCGGTTCTCTTTGGGCAGATTTGCCAGGTTACAAGAAAATACGGATAGCAGGCTGACCGACGGCGATATCATTGCCTTAGACGATACCAAAATTGAGCATCCTCACGGTAAAAAAATCCCCTTTCTCTGTTGGCTCTTTGACAGTTCGGATAAGCGCCATGTATGGTGTATTAATCTTGTGTCGACCCTGGCTATCTTAAAGAATGGTCTTGAATATCCCATGTTATGGCGCTTTTGGGTTAAAACCGGTCAGGAGAATGAAAAACAAAGCAAGCTTGATCTTGCTAAACAGATGCTCGCAGAGGCTCGTCAGCTGAACAAGGCCAGACTATGGGTAGCCATGGATCGCTGGTTTTTGTGTAAAAAGTTCCTGAACTGGCTGATGGGTCAAAATTTTGACTGGGTTACCAAAGCCAAACGTAACACAGCGCTATTCAGGAAAATCTACGACCCGGTACTAGGAAAGGAACGCTACATTAAACTTAATCCGAAGCAACTGCTGCGAGAAGTTTATTCCCAGCTTCGGGTCCTTGGCAAAGAATCGGTTCTCAGTATTCCGGACATTTACATCAAAATGCCCTATGAGACCTTAACACGCAAGGGAAAACCCATTACTAGACAACGTTTTTTACCCATAGCTGCCATTGCAGCCACTTATGAGAAGCAGGCTGTCGAGGGCAGCATAGTTCTTCCGGAGGAAGAATGCCCAGCAACCTTCAAGGATGCGTATCTCCTGATAAGCAATCGCGTAGATACGCCGGAAGAAGCTGCAACTGCCTATGTTAAACGATGGAGAATAGAAGTTTTTTACCGCACCGCTAAACAGAATCTTGGTTTAACATCTTGCTATGCTCAGTCTGAAACAGCTCATTTCGCACATGTGGAGCTCTTGTTTACAGCGAAGACCCTTCTTTGTTATGCCTCTTGGGAGTGCAATAAAGAAGGCGCCGAACAAGCCCCCTCCCTCTGCGAAGTGATAAGGTACTTCTTCAACGCCGGTTGTCGGATCCGCTGTTGCGAGCAGTTGATCCAAGTCTATTTTGACACGGCAACCCAGCGTTTTTCAAGGCTTATTGATAAATTCTGGCCACATTCTTTGGAACTTAGGTTATGGGATTGGGAAAATTATCCTGAAACTGCATAA
- a CDS encoding YlbF family regulator, with protein MVYDKAHELAKALRFSPEYRQFKEAKEKISRNPESQKILEDFHKKQLEIQTMQMLGKEIPPEKMREYEKMSEILNYHPSVREFLQAEYKIAQMFADIQKILAEALDLELPKNE; from the coding sequence ATGGTCTACGACAAAGCCCATGAGCTGGCGAAAGCCCTGAGGTTTAGTCCTGAATACAGGCAGTTTAAGGAAGCCAAAGAAAAAATTAGCCGCAATCCGGAAAGCCAAAAAATATTAGAGGATTTCCACAAAAAGCAGTTGGAAATCCAGACCATGCAGATGCTAGGTAAGGAAATACCACCGGAGAAAATGCGTGAATATGAAAAGATGTCGGAGATCTTAAATTATCACCCCAGTGTCCGGGAATTTCTCCAGGCTGAGTATAAAATAGCCCAGATGTTCGCCGACATCCAAAAAATACTGGCCGAGGCTCTTGACCTGGAATTGCCGAAAAATGAATGA
- a CDS encoding group II intron maturase-specific domain-containing protein, translating into MLRGWGNYYGRFYTSEMYSVLRHMNRALVRWARRKYKKLARH; encoded by the coding sequence ATACTCAGGGGATGGGGCAACTACTATGGACGCTTTTACACGTCGGAAATGTACTCAGTACTCAGGCACATGAATCGAGCGCTAGTCCGTTGGGCAAGACGCAAATACAAGAAACTTGCCAGACATTAG
- a CDS encoding DUF6917 domain-containing protein: MLIDPYKVGMFKANPYAKKTEIKGNLVVVLEGKLEGRNLQLITPISRALLKGEIHELILTDEEGAKPGVKVQAIAYLGFFEVTTGGVMVSGDELFLHNQLIGTVAGFDETHMPNHLNIVIKVPERKSGVELGAELGMELICRQKNNQG, from the coding sequence TTGTTAATTGATCCCTATAAGGTCGGCATGTTCAAAGCCAATCCTTATGCCAAGAAGACAGAGATTAAAGGGAACCTGGTGGTAGTCCTGGAGGGCAAGCTGGAAGGAAGAAATCTGCAGTTAATCACACCTATTTCCCGGGCCCTTTTAAAGGGGGAAATTCACGAATTGATTTTGACTGACGAGGAAGGGGCCAAGCCTGGAGTTAAAGTACAGGCAATAGCTTATCTGGGCTTCTTTGAAGTAACAACTGGCGGAGTGATGGTCAGTGGTGACGAGTTGTTTTTACATAATCAACTCATTGGTACCGTTGCCGGTTTTGATGAAACCCATATGCCCAACCATCTAAATATCGTAATAAAAGTGCCGGAAAGAAAAAGCGGTGTGGAGTTAGGCGCGGAGCTGGGTATGGAATTAATTTGCCGGCAGAAGAATAATCAGGGATAA
- a CDS encoding tryptophan transporter, giving the protein MSLRDSLQIALLLAVGYILRLIVPGYGAGMKPDLMLGMLFVIILMHRNFKVTMLAGALTAIITALTTTFPGGQIPNLIDKPLTSLFVYVLVMLIVNPLEKLLGRTSFTFLGLKASLGTFLSCGIIGFLGTLFSGFVFLMAALAIVGLPAPFKVLYATVVIPTAIANTVSVMVLYPLVTLSKRVIAGPQREEEIALNSNE; this is encoded by the coding sequence ATGAGTTTACGTGATTCTTTACAGATTGCTTTATTATTGGCTGTAGGTTATATTTTGCGTTTGATTGTTCCAGGGTATGGAGCAGGTATGAAGCCCGATTTGATGCTGGGTATGCTTTTTGTGATCATTTTGATGCATCGTAACTTTAAAGTGACCATGTTAGCCGGTGCTTTAACGGCGATCATCACTGCCTTGACTACTACTTTCCCAGGAGGGCAAATTCCCAATTTGATTGATAAGCCTTTAACAAGTCTTTTTGTTTATGTCTTAGTGATGTTGATAGTCAATCCCTTAGAAAAGTTGTTAGGCAGGACGTCTTTCACCTTTTTGGGGTTAAAAGCATCGCTGGGGACATTTTTATCCTGTGGAATTATTGGCTTTTTGGGGACCCTTTTCAGTGGTTTCGTCTTTTTGATGGCCGCTCTTGCTATTGTAGGGTTACCGGCACCTTTTAAGGTACTTTATGCCACGGTGGTTATACCCACGGCTATAGCTAATACCGTTTCGGTCATGGTGCTGTATCCTTTAGTAACCCTGAGCAAGCGGGTTATTGCAGGGCCCCAAAGGGAAGAGGAGATAGCCTTAAATTCAAATGAATAA